Proteins encoded by one window of Cyclobacteriaceae bacterium:
- a CDS encoding carotenoid biosynthesis protein, translating into MIARVYQGLHQIVQSYSLSILVLMHVVGIVGLLSPYQEIFRLLTPVNLMVSALLLSLNHSDRSTRFVWASALIFSFGFMVELVGVHTGIIFGEYRYGATLGPKLMGVPVIIGLNWLLIVYCIASLMEAIKIPTWLKVVSGSVLAVLIDMLIEPVAMKYDFWTWSKYTVPLQNYIGWFITSMIMFSILYLFKVKTENRIALGYYFIQLFFFLILFLLI; encoded by the coding sequence ATGATAGCACGGGTTTACCAGGGTCTGCACCAAATAGTTCAATCGTATTCGCTTTCAATACTCGTGTTGATGCATGTGGTAGGCATTGTTGGGTTGCTTTCACCGTATCAGGAAATTTTCAGACTGTTAACACCCGTTAACCTGATGGTGAGCGCGTTATTGTTGAGCTTAAATCATTCCGATCGGTCGACCCGGTTTGTGTGGGCATCAGCACTCATATTTTCGTTTGGATTTATGGTTGAACTGGTGGGGGTGCATACGGGTATCATCTTTGGAGAATATCGTTATGGAGCCACCCTTGGACCGAAACTGATGGGTGTGCCTGTAATCATCGGATTAAACTGGTTATTGATTGTATATTGTATTGCCTCCCTGATGGAAGCGATAAAAATTCCAACCTGGCTTAAAGTGGTTTCCGGTTCTGTACTGGCTGTGCTTATCGATATGTTGATTGAACCGGTAGCGATGAAATATGATTTCTGGACGTGGAGTAAGTATACTGTTCCCTTACAGAACTACATCGGCTGGTTTATTACCTCCATGATCATGTTTTCAATTCTGTATCTGTTTAAAGTTAAAACCGAAAACAGAATTGCGTTGGGTTATTACTTTATTCAACTATTCTTCTTTTTGATTTTATTTCTTCTGATCTGA
- the crtI gene encoding phytoene desaturase family protein, translating to MKVVVIGAGVAGLATANRLKALGLDVQVLEANAYPGGKLTAFEQSGYRFDAGPSLFTMPDFLDDVFRFCKKDPRDYYTYQKLDVACHYFYDDGTFLCGYADASNFAYEVEKKLGVSKDLVVRYLNDSARLYETTGRIFLEQPLNRLATWLSKPVMKALTYIPRMGLFQTLNGFNEARLAHPKLIQLFNRYATYNGSDPYRAPGILSTIPNLEFNVGTFLPEGGMHAITNALVKLATDQGVTIQYHTPVEEILVKENQVYGVRTTDEIIQADLVVSNMDVYYTYRKLLPTQPAPERKLRQERSSSALIFYWGIKHTFPQLDLHNIFFSADYRKEFDTIFKEKTISEDPTVYINITSKYVKTDAPEGCENWFVMINVPPDEGQDWDSLISEARVNIKRKLSRMLNADVNSLIETESILDPRLIQSRTQSFQGSLYGTSSNSRYAAFLRHPNDSVIKNLYFCGGSVHPGGGIPLCLQSARIVANHIENTLR from the coding sequence ATGAAAGTAGTTGTTATTGGCGCAGGCGTGGCAGGATTAGCAACAGCCAACCGGTTAAAGGCTTTGGGGTTGGATGTACAGGTGTTGGAAGCCAACGCTTACCCCGGAGGTAAGCTAACGGCTTTTGAGCAATCCGGATACCGGTTTGATGCCGGTCCTTCTTTGTTTACCATGCCGGATTTTCTGGATGATGTATTTCGGTTCTGTAAAAAAGATCCACGCGATTACTACACGTACCAAAAGCTGGATGTGGCATGTCACTATTTCTATGATGACGGAACCTTTCTATGTGGATACGCGGATGCTTCAAACTTCGCCTATGAGGTAGAAAAGAAGCTTGGTGTTTCAAAGGATTTGGTAGTCCGGTACTTGAATGATTCGGCCAGGCTTTACGAAACTACCGGCAGGATTTTTCTGGAGCAACCGCTTAACCGGTTAGCAACGTGGCTTTCCAAACCGGTTATGAAAGCCCTGACCTACATCCCCCGAATGGGGTTGTTTCAAACGCTGAATGGATTTAATGAAGCCAGGCTGGCGCACCCCAAACTGATTCAGTTATTCAATCGATATGCTACCTACAATGGCTCCGATCCGTATCGGGCACCGGGTATTCTAAGCACCATTCCGAATCTTGAATTTAACGTGGGTACGTTTTTGCCCGAAGGTGGCATGCATGCCATCACGAATGCGTTGGTAAAATTGGCCACTGATCAAGGCGTAACGATTCAATACCATACACCGGTTGAGGAGATACTGGTAAAAGAGAATCAGGTTTATGGTGTCCGAACCACTGATGAAATAATACAAGCCGATTTGGTGGTAAGCAATATGGATGTGTACTACACCTATCGGAAACTATTACCAACCCAACCTGCACCCGAGCGTAAACTCAGGCAGGAGCGTTCAAGTTCAGCGCTGATATTTTATTGGGGAATTAAACATACATTTCCTCAACTCGATTTGCATAATATTTTCTTCAGCGCAGATTACCGTAAAGAGTTTGATACCATTTTTAAAGAGAAAACCATTTCGGAAGACCCAACGGTTTACATCAACATAACTTCCAAATATGTAAAGACGGATGCGCCTGAAGGTTGCGAAAACTGGTTTGTGATGATCAATGTTCCGCCTGATGAAGGTCAGGATTGGGATAGCCTGATCAGCGAGGCCCGCGTGAATATAAAGCGAAAACTTAGCCGTATGCTGAATGCGGATGTCAATTCATTAATCGAAACTGAATCCATACTGGATCCGAGGTTGATTCAATCCAGAACACAATCGTTTCAGGGTTCGCTTTACGGAACCAGTTCCAATAGTCGGTATGCTGCCTTTTTACGCCACCCTAATGATTCCGTCATAAAGAACCTCTACTTCTGTGGTGGCAGTGTACATCCGGGGGGAGGCATTCCGCTTTGCCTGCAATCGGCCCGAATTGTGGCCAATCATATCGAAAACACTTTGCGCTAA
- a CDS encoding aconitate hydratase, whose amino-acid sequence MVFDLDMIKAVYKAMPGRIAKARKAVGKPLTLSEKILYSHLHDDQPVENFQRGKSYVNFSPDRVAMQDATAQMALLQFMSAGIPKVRVPSTVHCDHLILAKNGAAQDLKESLTASGEVFNFLESVSNKFGIGFWKPGAGIIHQVVLENYGFPGGMMIGTDSHTVNAGGLGMVAIGVGGADAVDVMAGMPWELKWPKLIGVKLTGKLSGWTSAKDVILKVAGILTVKGGTGAIVEYFGPGALTLSCTGKGTICNMGAEIGATTSTFGYDEKMAEYLRGTGRKEVADLANSVKEHLTGDAEVYANPEKYFDQVIEIDLSTLEPHVNGPFTPDRAIPISKFAEEVKKNGWPQELEVGLIGSCTNSSYEDITRSASLAKQAVDKKLKAKAEFTITPGSEQVRYTVERDGYLGVFEKMGGVVLANACGPCIGQWARHTNDPNRKNSIITSFNRNFAKRNDGNPNTHAFVASPEITTAFAIAGDLTFNPLTDTLTNEEGQQVKLDEPKGVEFPPQGFDVEDAGYIEPAKDGSKVEVRIAKDSTRLQALSPFKAWDGKNLTGMKLLIKAKGKCTTDHISMAGPWLRFRGHLDNIANNTLTGAVNYFNEKTDNVKNQLTGEYGPVPATQRAYKAAGVPTIVVGDHNYGEGSSREHAAMQPRHLGIRVILVKSFARIHETNLKKQGMLAVTFANEADYDKIQEDDTIDIVDLTSFAPDKQLTLVLKHKDGSSDTIKVNHTYNAGQIEWFKAGSALNLMAKQISAKKASAKPAAKKASAKKSPAKAKPTATQKKAARKVKKAATKKKATKKVAAKKKVTKKATTKKKVTKKVTPKKKVAKKASKKVVRKGAKKVAKKVTRKAAKKKSGSKAKRRR is encoded by the coding sequence ATGGTTTTTGATTTAGACATGATTAAGGCCGTTTACAAGGCAATGCCCGGCCGCATCGCCAAAGCCCGTAAAGCTGTTGGAAAACCCCTCACCCTTTCTGAAAAAATCCTTTACAGTCACCTGCACGATGATCAGCCAGTTGAAAACTTTCAACGCGGTAAATCATATGTGAATTTCTCACCCGATCGGGTGGCTATGCAGGATGCTACCGCGCAAATGGCCCTGCTTCAATTCATGTCGGCCGGAATACCCAAGGTACGCGTGCCTTCAACGGTTCATTGCGATCACCTAATCTTAGCCAAGAATGGCGCAGCACAGGATTTAAAAGAATCATTAACCGCCAGCGGTGAAGTGTTTAACTTCCTCGAATCGGTTTCCAATAAATTCGGCATTGGCTTTTGGAAGCCCGGTGCCGGTATCATCCACCAGGTGGTGCTTGAAAACTACGGCTTCCCTGGAGGCATGATGATCGGTACCGACTCACACACGGTAAATGCCGGTGGACTGGGCATGGTAGCGATTGGTGTAGGTGGAGCAGATGCCGTAGATGTGATGGCCGGAATGCCGTGGGAATTAAAGTGGCCCAAGCTGATCGGTGTAAAACTTACCGGCAAGCTTAGTGGCTGGACCTCCGCGAAAGATGTGATCTTGAAAGTTGCGGGTATCCTAACCGTTAAAGGTGGTACCGGAGCGATTGTAGAATATTTCGGACCGGGTGCTCTTACTTTATCGTGTACAGGTAAAGGTACCATCTGTAACATGGGCGCTGAGATTGGTGCTACCACATCAACCTTTGGGTATGATGAGAAGATGGCCGAATACCTGCGCGGAACCGGTCGCAAAGAAGTGGCCGACCTGGCCAACTCGGTTAAGGAACATTTAACCGGTGATGCAGAAGTTTATGCCAATCCCGAAAAATATTTTGATCAGGTAATTGAAATTGATCTTTCAACATTAGAGCCACATGTAAACGGACCGTTTACACCAGACCGCGCCATTCCGATTTCAAAATTCGCTGAAGAAGTAAAGAAAAACGGCTGGCCACAGGAACTGGAAGTTGGTTTGATCGGCTCCTGTACCAACTCTTCGTATGAAGACATTACCCGATCAGCGTCACTTGCAAAACAAGCTGTTGATAAAAAACTAAAAGCTAAAGCAGAGTTCACCATTACCCCAGGTTCGGAACAAGTGCGCTACACAGTAGAACGCGATGGGTACCTGGGTGTATTTGAGAAAATGGGCGGTGTGGTATTGGCCAATGCATGCGGACCGTGTATCGGTCAGTGGGCACGCCATACCAACGATCCGAACAGAAAGAATTCAATTATCACTTCTTTCAACCGGAACTTTGCCAAGCGTAACGATGGTAATCCGAATACGCATGCGTTTGTTGCGTCTCCGGAAATTACTACCGCGTTTGCCATTGCCGGTGATCTTACATTCAATCCGCTCACCGACACGCTCACCAACGAAGAAGGACAGCAGGTTAAATTGGATGAACCCAAAGGCGTTGAGTTTCCACCACAAGGTTTTGATGTGGAAGATGCCGGCTACATTGAACCGGCTAAAGACGGCAGCAAGGTTGAAGTACGGATTGCCAAAGATTCAACCCGCTTGCAGGCCCTGTCACCATTCAAGGCTTGGGATGGCAAGAATCTAACCGGCATGAAGTTGTTGATCAAGGCAAAAGGAAAGTGTACCACCGATCATATCTCGATGGCTGGTCCATGGTTGCGTTTCCGTGGTCACCTGGATAACATCGCCAACAACACGCTTACCGGTGCAGTAAACTACTTCAACGAGAAAACCGATAACGTTAAAAATCAACTTACCGGTGAATACGGTCCGGTACCTGCTACCCAGCGCGCCTATAAAGCCGCAGGCGTACCAACTATTGTGGTGGGTGATCATAATTATGGTGAAGGTTCATCACGTGAGCATGCCGCCATGCAGCCACGCCACCTTGGCATTCGAGTAATCCTGGTAAAATCCTTTGCCCGTATCCACGAGACCAATTTGAAGAAGCAAGGCATGTTGGCTGTAACGTTTGCCAACGAAGCAGACTACGACAAGATTCAGGAAGACGACACCATTGATATTGTTGACCTGACTTCATTTGCTCCTGACAAGCAGTTAACACTGGTATTGAAACACAAAGACGGAAGCAGTGATACCATTAAGGTAAATCACACCTACAATGCCGGACAAATTGAATGGTTCAAGGCTGGTTCAGCGCTTAACCTGATGGCTAAGCAGATCAGCGCGAAGAAAGCAAGCGCTAAACCTGCTGCGAAGAAAGCTTCAGCTAAAAAATCACCAGCTAAAGCAAAACCAACTGCAACCCAAAAGAAAGCCGCCAGGAAAGTGAAGAAGGCGGCAACGAAAAAGAAAGCCACTAAAAAAGTTGCTGCGAAGAAAAAGGTAACTAAAAAGGCCACCACCAAGAAGAAGGTCACTAAAAAGGTGACTCCTAAAAAGAAGGTCGCGAAAAAAGCTTCTAAAAAAGTGGTAAGAAAAGGCGCGAAGAAAGTTGCCAAAAAAGTGACCAGGAAAGCAGCCAAGAAAAAGAGCGGCAGCAAAGCAAAAAGAAGACGCTAG
- a CDS encoding ferritin codes for MKQQIVTPSRSLSKETEDLLNNQIVLEGKSSAAYLSMASWCETKGYETSAQFLYKHSEEERMHMLKLIHYVNTAGGHALQPEITGIKHTFKSLREVFETVLNHELDVTRSINSIVDHCFQSKDFATFNFLQWYVMEQREEETIARRAVELFDLIGEEGVGLWMIDQEIGKLEAFATKVG; via the coding sequence ATGAAACAGCAGATCGTCACCCCTTCCCGCTCACTCTCCAAGGAAACCGAGGACCTATTGAATAACCAAATTGTCCTGGAAGGCAAATCATCAGCCGCCTACCTGTCGATGGCTTCCTGGTGTGAGACAAAAGGTTATGAAACATCAGCCCAGTTTCTGTACAAACATTCCGAAGAAGAACGCATGCACATGCTCAAGCTGATCCATTATGTAAACACAGCAGGTGGTCATGCACTACAACCGGAAATCACCGGCATCAAACACACCTTCAAATCACTTCGTGAAGTTTTTGAAACCGTGTTGAATCATGAACTGGATGTAACCCGCTCCATCAACAGCATTGTGGATCATTGCTTTCAATCAAAAGACTTCGCCACCTTTAACTTTTTACAATGGTATGTGATGGAGCAACGCGAAGAAGAAACCATTGCCCGCAGGGCCGTTGAACTGTTTGACCTGATTGGTGAAGAAGGTGTTGGGTTGTGGATGATTGATCAGGAGATCGGAAAGTTGGAGGCGTTTGCAACGAAGGTGGGATGA
- a CDS encoding SusC/RagA family TonB-linked outer membrane protein produces MLKFYLRNFLLGMLLIASGEIMAQGFTASGSVKDARTGDSMPGVNVTVKGTTLGTVTDAEGNFSLQVNAETATLVFSFIGYRTMETGVSASNSSVTVNLEEDYTSLEEVVITGLASSIKRSNLANAVTTVSAKDITGTTQIQTADGALYGRIAGANIRMNSGAPGGGLSIQLRGLSSINTAPVPLIIVDGVYFNNSFQRTGRATVTGAGASNQDDGANRLADLNPNDIESMEILKGPSAAAIYGTRANAGVIVITTKKGQAGKTVISFGQDIGIGTPLKLLGVDDWSEDKINFFFPAARRPLELQRYNDAVASGTFVDYEDFFYNNTALLSNTRLSLRGGDEKTKFFISGSLTDEEGIVRRTGFQRQSIRANIDHKLTKNINLSVNSNYIRTDTDRGFTGNQNNSGASIGYNIAYVPNYFDLRPVEGVYPDNPYFAENPVAVTDKAINNSLVNRFVQSFSLDANLLNTATSQLKLRVNGGLDYLQNSTIIYLPDDLQFQRGQANPGDVLIGRQESLNTNFQTALVYNWNLSRINMNTQAGFARLDFRNESIFNRGRGLAPGQSNLKQATVQEIESQFASTQQDVGIFFQQELNFEDKIIGTVGVRWDKSNTNGDANKFFAFPKASLAVNVANFDFWTVDAVSSLKPRVAYGQTAGPVPFGATFTPLGGTNIGGGLGSVVGTSIGNLQIVPERAEEIEFGIDAGFLNNRISLEATYYIKNTIDNLQLLNLSPSTGVTSTLSNEAELQNKGIELGISGNVLDNSNIRWFSRLLWWKNEVETTRLGIPSYLTGAFGTGLGTFLVQEGISPTTIVGTPAISPGVFTVWGDAQPDWTSSWYNSLTLFKNFELNFLMEYRKGGDNINLSSFLTDGGGTTNGWFDDDDGDGTPNGRQRPPAPYNNAGRWVQDATFLKVREIGLYYNVPAEVTSKWFGNVIQRARVGFSGNNLFMITDYEGYDPETSTFGAQPLANNVDIAPYPTTRRLFFHIQIDF; encoded by the coding sequence ATGCTAAAATTTTACTTGAGGAATTTTCTCCTCGGTATGCTGCTTATTGCATCCGGGGAAATTATGGCACAGGGGTTCACGGCCAGCGGGTCTGTAAAGGATGCCCGCACCGGTGATTCCATGCCTGGTGTAAACGTTACTGTTAAGGGTACCACACTTGGAACAGTTACTGATGCCGAAGGGAATTTCTCCCTTCAGGTGAATGCTGAAACTGCAACATTGGTTTTCTCCTTCATCGGGTACCGTACAATGGAAACGGGTGTGAGTGCATCTAACTCCAGTGTTACTGTTAACCTGGAGGAAGATTACACAAGTTTGGAGGAGGTCGTAATTACAGGTTTGGCCTCATCCATTAAGCGTTCCAACCTGGCCAATGCCGTTACAACTGTGTCAGCAAAGGATATTACCGGAACAACACAAATCCAAACAGCTGACGGAGCGCTTTATGGCAGAATTGCGGGAGCTAACATCAGAATGAATTCTGGCGCACCGGGGGGAGGTCTCTCCATTCAATTGCGTGGTCTATCAAGCATTAATACTGCACCAGTACCACTAATAATCGTTGATGGTGTTTATTTCAATAACTCATTTCAACGTACTGGAAGAGCTACCGTTACGGGAGCGGGTGCTTCCAATCAGGATGATGGTGCAAATAGACTTGCCGATCTTAACCCCAACGACATTGAGAGCATGGAAATTCTGAAAGGTCCTTCCGCTGCTGCTATCTATGGAACAAGGGCAAATGCGGGGGTTATTGTTATCACAACCAAAAAAGGACAAGCCGGTAAAACGGTTATTAGCTTTGGTCAAGATATTGGAATTGGAACCCCCTTGAAACTCTTGGGAGTTGACGATTGGAGTGAGGATAAAATTAATTTCTTCTTCCCCGCTGCACGTAGACCTTTAGAGTTGCAACGTTACAATGATGCGGTTGCATCTGGTACCTTTGTTGATTATGAAGATTTCTTCTATAATAATACAGCTTTACTAAGCAACACGCGTTTAAGTTTAAGAGGTGGAGATGAAAAAACAAAGTTCTTTATTTCAGGCTCATTAACTGATGAAGAGGGTATTGTTAGAAGAACAGGCTTTCAAAGACAATCTATACGTGCAAATATTGATCACAAACTGACTAAAAATATTAATTTATCAGTTAACTCTAACTATATCCGCACTGATACAGACAGAGGATTTACCGGTAACCAGAATAATTCCGGTGCCAGTATAGGTTATAATATTGCTTATGTTCCAAATTATTTTGATCTCAGACCGGTTGAAGGTGTTTATCCGGATAACCCTTACTTTGCTGAAAACCCAGTAGCTGTTACCGATAAGGCAATCAATAATTCCTTGGTAAATCGTTTTGTCCAGTCTTTTTCTTTAGATGCTAATTTACTAAACACAGCTACTTCGCAATTAAAGCTTCGAGTAAATGGAGGATTGGATTATCTGCAAAACTCTACAATTATCTACTTACCAGATGATCTGCAGTTTCAACGTGGACAGGCAAATCCAGGCGATGTATTAATTGGACGGCAAGAAAGTTTGAATACCAACTTCCAAACTGCTTTGGTCTATAATTGGAATCTAAGCCGCATTAATATGAATACCCAAGCTGGGTTTGCTCGATTGGATTTCAGAAACGAGTCTATATTTAATCGTGGCAGAGGCCTTGCTCCGGGACAAAGCAACCTGAAGCAGGCAACGGTACAGGAAATTGAATCTCAATTTGCAAGTACCCAACAAGATGTTGGTATATTTTTTCAGCAGGAATTAAACTTTGAAGACAAAATCATAGGAACGGTTGGTGTACGCTGGGATAAATCAAATACCAACGGTGATGCTAATAAATTCTTTGCTTTTCCTAAAGCATCACTTGCTGTAAACGTGGCCAACTTCGATTTCTGGACAGTAGATGCTGTATCTTCTCTTAAACCACGCGTTGCATATGGTCAGACAGCAGGTCCGGTTCCGTTTGGGGCTACCTTTACTCCTCTTGGCGGAACGAATATTGGAGGCGGTTTGGGATCGGTAGTTGGAACATCAATCGGAAACCTTCAGATTGTACCTGAAAGAGCAGAAGAAATAGAATTCGGTATTGATGCTGGTTTTCTAAATAATAGAATTTCTTTAGAAGCAACGTATTATATCAAAAACACAATTGACAATCTCCAACTTCTAAACCTTTCACCTTCTACTGGAGTTACATCAACACTTAGCAACGAAGCCGAACTTCAAAATAAAGGTATAGAGCTTGGTATTTCAGGAAACGTGCTTGATAATTCGAACATCAGGTGGTTCTCAAGATTGCTGTGGTGGAAGAATGAAGTAGAAACCACCAGGCTAGGAATACCTTCGTATCTAACTGGTGCATTTGGTACTGGACTTGGAACATTCCTTGTTCAGGAAGGGATATCCCCAACTACCATTGTTGGAACACCAGCCATATCACCAGGTGTATTTACGGTATGGGGCGATGCTCAACCAGATTGGACCTCATCGTGGTATAACTCATTAACGCTTTTCAAAAACTTCGAACTTAACTTCCTGATGGAGTATAGAAAAGGTGGAGACAACATAAACTTGTCAAGCTTCCTCACAGATGGTGGCGGAACAACCAACGGATGGTTTGATGATGATGACGGTGATGGAACACCCAATGGACGCCAAAGACCTCCTGCACCGTACAATAACGCAGGTCGTTGGGTACAGGATGCCACTTTCTTGAAGGTAAGAGAAATTGGATTGTACTACAATGTGCCCGCTGAAGTAACCTCAAAATGGTTCGGAAATGTAATTCAACGTGCCCGTGTAGGATTCTCAGGTAATAACCTGTTTATGATAACGGATTATGAAGGGTATGATCCAGAGACATCAACATTTGGTGCACAGCCTTTGGCTAACAACGTTGACATTGCTCCATATCCTACTACAAGGCGCTTATTTTTCCATATACAAATTGATTTTTAA
- a CDS encoding RagB/SusD family nutrient uptake outer membrane protein, translating to MNNLKKYLFGLLAFAAACNPFQVDELIDPNNPNVSSVANNASRRQIQFLVTGLESRHRGYVTNISQAWNTFGREVWYLNGSDPRFQTDWLGQAGRVPDAAYFGFGTTGGGSYAVPYQAIKQADVLIDAAQNTIFLNEQEKKAVSGFAKTIKAYQFMIPANWLYQNGIRIDVKDPFNPGPFVSYDQALTFINTLLTEGYADLNAAGTTLPFTLTSGWAGFNTIDGLKQVNRAIAARLAVYREDWQGALDALDDSFMDLDGNLQAGPAHTYGAPPDAFNPLFYVLDANINTIIVVHPSMIDDATPGDLRVENKFFERTTPVTITTDATPLVGTHQDKRWASNTAAIPFIRNEELILIKAEAHAQLNQPTLAVEAIDIIRDAADIGPYGGGTSLDELIDEILYQRRYSLWAEPWGHRWIDARRYDKLDEIPTSYDLGTIFTQFPVPQAELNWDTYTGN from the coding sequence ATGAACAATTTAAAAAAATATCTTTTTGGATTATTGGCATTTGCAGCAGCTTGTAACCCCTTTCAGGTTGATGAGTTGATTGACCCCAATAACCCCAACGTGAGCAGCGTTGCCAATAACGCGTCACGTAGGCAAATTCAGTTTTTGGTTACGGGGCTGGAATCACGGCACCGTGGATACGTAACCAATATTTCGCAAGCATGGAATACCTTTGGTCGCGAAGTATGGTATTTGAATGGCTCAGATCCACGTTTCCAAACAGACTGGTTAGGCCAAGCTGGTCGTGTGCCGGATGCCGCATACTTTGGATTTGGCACTACAGGTGGTGGTTCTTACGCTGTTCCGTACCAGGCAATCAAGCAAGCGGATGTTTTGATTGATGCAGCACAAAATACGATTTTTCTCAATGAACAGGAGAAGAAAGCTGTGTCAGGATTTGCCAAAACCATTAAGGCGTATCAATTTATGATTCCTGCTAATTGGCTCTACCAAAATGGTATACGCATAGATGTTAAGGATCCGTTTAACCCGGGACCATTTGTATCCTATGATCAGGCGCTGACCTTTATCAATACCTTGTTGACTGAAGGCTATGCCGATCTTAATGCAGCTGGTACTACATTACCTTTTACATTAACTTCCGGTTGGGCCGGATTCAACACCATTGATGGCTTAAAGCAGGTTAACCGGGCAATTGCTGCACGCCTTGCTGTTTACAGAGAAGACTGGCAAGGTGCACTTGATGCCTTGGATGATTCGTTTATGGATCTGGATGGAAACTTGCAAGCTGGACCTGCCCATACCTATGGCGCACCTCCGGATGCATTTAATCCGTTGTTCTACGTTCTGGATGCCAACATCAACACCATCATTGTTGTTCATCCATCCATGATTGATGACGCCACACCAGGCGACTTACGCGTTGAGAATAAGTTCTTTGAACGGACTACTCCCGTGACGATCACAACGGATGCTACTCCCCTTGTTGGTACGCATCAGGATAAGCGCTGGGCAAGCAATACAGCAGCTATACCGTTTATCAGAAATGAGGAACTCATTTTGATAAAAGCTGAAGCCCACGCTCAATTGAACCAGCCTACACTGGCTGTTGAGGCCATTGACATTATCCGTGACGCAGCTGATATTGGTCCATATGGTGGAGGCACCTCATTAGATGAATTGATTGATGAAATTCTCTATCAGCGTAGATACTCACTGTGGGCAGAGCCTTGGGGACATCGTTGGATCGATGCCAGACGATACGACAAACTTGATGAAATCCCAACCAGCTATGACCTGGGAACAATTTTTACACAGTTTCCTGTTCCACAAGCTGAATTGAATTGGGATACCTATACCGGTAACTAA
- a CDS encoding CoA pyrophosphatase, with amino-acid sequence MNLLELVEKLQERLKHELPGAKAHEVLRATPVGTVLPKFEHKVPPKPGSVLILLYPESNEIYFPLIKRPDYLGAHSGQVSLPGGKAEAGETVFDTALREAQEEIGIHPSRVKVLGTLSDFFVVPSNFMVTPVIGVAEGKPEWIPDQHEVARVLHGSIAHIVQDDAILIKEIMAAGRYKMLAPHFEIEGEVVWGATAMMLNELRQVVQELYVKK; translated from the coding sequence ATGAATTTGCTGGAGTTGGTAGAGAAGTTGCAGGAGCGATTGAAACACGAATTGCCGGGGGCGAAAGCGCATGAGGTGTTGCGTGCAACACCGGTTGGCACCGTTCTTCCCAAGTTCGAACACAAAGTACCCCCCAAGCCCGGCAGTGTTTTAATACTGCTGTACCCCGAATCAAACGAAATCTATTTCCCGTTAATTAAACGCCCCGATTATTTGGGTGCACACAGCGGTCAGGTGAGTTTGCCGGGTGGCAAAGCCGAAGCCGGAGAGACCGTATTTGACACCGCCTTGCGCGAAGCACAAGAGGAGATTGGTATTCATCCTTCACGTGTAAAAGTGTTGGGCACGTTGAGTGATTTTTTTGTAGTACCCAGCAATTTTATGGTTACGCCTGTTATTGGTGTGGCAGAAGGAAAGCCCGAATGGATTCCGGATCAGCATGAAGTCGCACGCGTACTGCATGGAAGCATCGCACACATTGTTCAAGACGATGCCATCTTAATAAAAGAAATTATGGCAGCCGGCCGCTACAAAATGCTGGCGCCACACTTTGAAATAGAAGGGGAGGTGGTGTGGGGTGCTACGGCAATGATGTTGAATGAGTTGCGGCAAGTCGTTCAAGAACTCTATGTAAAAAAATAG